A stretch of Desulfurivibrio alkaliphilus AHT 2 DNA encodes these proteins:
- the flgM gene encoding flagellar biosynthesis anti-sigma factor FlgM — protein MKLTNIFPQLKTDKVQQVKRNEPAAAAKEPAGAAQGSDKVNLSAGTQDIQRVKEVLAQTPEVRMEKIQALKGQIERGEYRVDAEAVAERMLQTLISDRSLS, from the coding sequence ATGAAGCTGACAAATATCTTTCCCCAGTTAAAGACCGACAAGGTGCAGCAGGTCAAGCGCAACGAACCGGCAGCGGCCGCCAAGGAGCCCGCCGGAGCTGCGCAGGGGTCCGACAAGGTCAACCTCTCCGCCGGGACCCAGGATATTCAGCGGGTCAAGGAAGTACTGGCCCAGACTCCGGAGGTCCGCATGGAAAAGATTCAGGCCTTGAAGGGCCAGATCGAGCGGGGTGAATATCGGGTAGATGCCGAGGCCGTGGCCGAGCGCATGCTGCAGACCCTGATTTCCGATCGGTCGCTGTCGTAA